From a region of the Primulina eburnea isolate SZY01 chromosome 7, ASM2296580v1, whole genome shotgun sequence genome:
- the LOC140836615 gene encoding uncharacterized protein isoform X2 translates to MSPSRTPSPPLSAATSPISDDEKNVNSSPSSPAKPELPQPATRTSVFPTREDCWSEDASRTLVEAWGSRYLVLKRGNLRQKHWQEVADAVNSVHGASFKLRRTDVQCKNRVDTIKKKYKIEKSKVVQSNGRYSSTWPHFDSLDSLIGDTFVKINNSNSNGHRRNLRRRVSHSPEVSPSPPRLPSTLTHYRESSPDMIPHIIKGPEPSQLKVPWSVPVGPRTKRSGPPSLTERNFSLMAAAAAAMKAKEDEEGDDEDSDDWGGRLPAVGIKRKGTTAVEGYRKLADAIGRLGTIYEKVEEAKQRQMLELEKQRMQFAKDLEIQRMKVFMVQLEKLKRVKSNDLRNSYL, encoded by the exons ATGTCACCTTCGCGTACCCCTTCTCCTCCTCTCTCTGCCGCCACTTCCCCAATCTCCGACGACGAGAAAAACGTCAATTCTTCCCCTTCCTCACCTGCAAAACCGGAACTTCCACAGCCGGCTACACGAACCTCTGTTTTTCCCACCCGAGAAGACTGTTGGTCGGAGGATGCAAGCCGGACGCTCGTTGAAGCCTGGGGGTCCCGTTACCTGGTGCTCAAACGAGGAAACCTCCGCCAGAAGCACTGGCAGGAAGTCGCCGACGCCGTCAACAGCGTCCACGGCGCGTCCTTCAAGCTCCGCCGCACCGACGTCCAGTGTAAGAACCGTGTAGACACCATCAAGAAGAAGTACAAGATCGAGAAGTCCAAGGTCGTCCAATCCAACGGACGATACTCCTCAACGTGGCCACACTTCGACAGCCTTGACTCGCTGATCGGCGACACCTTCGTCAAGATTAACAACAGCAACTCTAATGGTCATAGAAGAAACCTCCGCCGGAGAGTTTCCCATTCGCCGGAGGTCTCTCCATCTCCACCGCGGTTACCGTCTACCTTGACCCATTACCGTGAAAGTTCACCGGACATGATCCCCCACATTATAAAAGGTCCGGAACCGAGTCAGCTTAAGGTCCCGTGGTCTGTGCCGGTAGGTCCCAGGACGAAGCGCTCCGGACCGCCGAGCTTGACTGAGAGGAATTTCTCACTAATGGCAGCAGCCGCGGCAGCAATGAAGGCTAAAGAGGATGAAGAAGGAGATGATGAGGATTCTGATGATTGGGGTGGTCGGCTGCCAGCGGTGGGGATCAAAAGGAAGGGGACAACGGCGGTGGAGGGGTACCGGAAGTTAGCGGATGCAATAGGGAGGTTAGGAACTATATATGAGAAGGTGGAAGAGGCCAAGCAGAGGCAAATGTTGGAGTTGGAGAAGCAAAGAATGCAATTTGCCAAGGATTTAGAGATCCAGAGAATGAAGGTCTTCATGGTCCAGCTCGAGAAGCTTAAGCGAGTTAAGAGCAACGATTTACGTA ACAGTTACTTGTAA
- the LOC140836615 gene encoding uncharacterized protein isoform X1: MSPSRTPSPPLSAATSPISDDEKNVNSSPSSPAKPELPQPATRTSVFPTREDCWSEDASRTLVEAWGSRYLVLKRGNLRQKHWQEVADAVNSVHGASFKLRRTDVQCKNRVDTIKKKYKIEKSKVVQSNGRYSSTWPHFDSLDSLIGDTFVKINNSNSNGHRRNLRRRVSHSPEVSPSPPRLPSTLTHYRESSPDMIPHIIKGPEPSQLKVPWSVPVGPRTKRSGPPSLTERNFSLMAAAAAAMKAKEDEEGDDEDSDDWGGRLPAVGIKRKGTTAVEGYRKLADAIGRLGTIYEKVEEAKQRQMLELEKQRMQFAKDLEIQRMKVFMVQLEKLKRVKSNDLRTDSYL, from the exons ATGTCACCTTCGCGTACCCCTTCTCCTCCTCTCTCTGCCGCCACTTCCCCAATCTCCGACGACGAGAAAAACGTCAATTCTTCCCCTTCCTCACCTGCAAAACCGGAACTTCCACAGCCGGCTACACGAACCTCTGTTTTTCCCACCCGAGAAGACTGTTGGTCGGAGGATGCAAGCCGGACGCTCGTTGAAGCCTGGGGGTCCCGTTACCTGGTGCTCAAACGAGGAAACCTCCGCCAGAAGCACTGGCAGGAAGTCGCCGACGCCGTCAACAGCGTCCACGGCGCGTCCTTCAAGCTCCGCCGCACCGACGTCCAGTGTAAGAACCGTGTAGACACCATCAAGAAGAAGTACAAGATCGAGAAGTCCAAGGTCGTCCAATCCAACGGACGATACTCCTCAACGTGGCCACACTTCGACAGCCTTGACTCGCTGATCGGCGACACCTTCGTCAAGATTAACAACAGCAACTCTAATGGTCATAGAAGAAACCTCCGCCGGAGAGTTTCCCATTCGCCGGAGGTCTCTCCATCTCCACCGCGGTTACCGTCTACCTTGACCCATTACCGTGAAAGTTCACCGGACATGATCCCCCACATTATAAAAGGTCCGGAACCGAGTCAGCTTAAGGTCCCGTGGTCTGTGCCGGTAGGTCCCAGGACGAAGCGCTCCGGACCGCCGAGCTTGACTGAGAGGAATTTCTCACTAATGGCAGCAGCCGCGGCAGCAATGAAGGCTAAAGAGGATGAAGAAGGAGATGATGAGGATTCTGATGATTGGGGTGGTCGGCTGCCAGCGGTGGGGATCAAAAGGAAGGGGACAACGGCGGTGGAGGGGTACCGGAAGTTAGCGGATGCAATAGGGAGGTTAGGAACTATATATGAGAAGGTGGAAGAGGCCAAGCAGAGGCAAATGTTGGAGTTGGAGAAGCAAAGAATGCAATTTGCCAAGGATTTAGAGATCCAGAGAATGAAGGTCTTCATGGTCCAGCTCGAGAAGCTTAAGCGAGTTAAGAGCAACGATTTACGTA CAGACAGTTACTTGTAA